One genomic region from Thermococcus celericrescens encodes:
- a CDS encoding bifunctional ADP-dependent NAD(P)H-hydrate dehydratase/NAD(P)H-hydrate epimerase — protein sequence MRIEDVYIWDINAKWLGITPYQLMENAGSGVARTIEERFGKGLKIAVFSGTGNNGGDGFVAARHLSFENDVTLFLVGDEAKIRSEEARHNWEILKGLDFVKIKVLKDSAYIKSLDLSAYDVIVDALLGAGTRGEPREPIRSAIEKINEYAGKAKVVSIDLPSGYPSGVRVKADFAVTFQWDKEEYDGFERVIVKIGYPKELYHLVGPGDAKFALRKKGEHKGQNGKLLVIGGSGDYYGAPYLASKAASYLVDLVYLAMPSEPAMRISDLDLILRPIGGRNFSPGHVHELLSIAEKADAVVIGPGIGLTEETKEFVREFVKRCEKPMVIDADGLKAVAEDLSVLNGKTFVLTPHAGEFGVLFGVKPESLFIEKAEVVGEKAGEVGGVILLKGAYDVISDGKTWKCNRTGNRGMTTGGTGDVLAGLVGALLALGNEPLRAASAGAFLNGLAGDMVKEELGENFTALEVAKKVPHAVRWVMEF from the coding sequence GTGAGGATCGAGGACGTTTACATCTGGGACATAAACGCCAAGTGGCTCGGGATTACTCCTTACCAGCTCATGGAGAACGCCGGCTCAGGCGTTGCCAGGACGATTGAAGAGCGCTTTGGAAAGGGGCTCAAAATTGCAGTCTTCTCCGGGACTGGGAACAACGGCGGCGACGGCTTTGTGGCGGCCAGACACCTCAGCTTCGAGAACGATGTCACGCTCTTCCTCGTGGGGGATGAGGCGAAGATAAGGAGCGAGGAAGCCAGGCACAACTGGGAGATACTCAAGGGCCTCGACTTCGTGAAAATCAAGGTTCTCAAGGATTCCGCCTACATAAAGTCCCTCGACCTGAGCGCTTACGACGTTATCGTTGATGCCCTTCTTGGGGCCGGCACAAGGGGCGAGCCGCGCGAGCCGATACGCTCCGCGATAGAGAAGATTAACGAATACGCCGGAAAGGCCAAGGTAGTCAGCATTGATCTTCCGAGCGGCTACCCAAGCGGGGTTCGCGTTAAAGCGGACTTCGCGGTGACCTTCCAGTGGGACAAGGAAGAGTACGACGGCTTTGAGAGGGTAATAGTCAAAATCGGCTATCCAAAGGAGCTCTATCACCTCGTTGGCCCAGGTGATGCAAAGTTCGCACTCAGGAAGAAGGGCGAGCACAAGGGCCAGAACGGCAAACTGCTCGTTATCGGCGGCAGCGGGGACTACTACGGTGCCCCCTACCTCGCTTCCAAGGCCGCGAGCTATCTCGTTGACCTCGTTTACCTGGCGATGCCCTCTGAACCGGCAATGAGGATAAGCGACCTCGATTTAATCCTCAGGCCTATTGGGGGAAGGAACTTCTCGCCTGGACACGTTCATGAACTCCTGAGCATAGCTGAAAAGGCCGACGCCGTCGTCATCGGCCCGGGAATCGGACTCACTGAGGAGACGAAGGAATTCGTGAGGGAATTTGTAAAGCGCTGCGAAAAGCCGATGGTCATAGATGCCGACGGTCTAAAGGCGGTGGCCGAGGATTTGAGCGTTCTCAATGGAAAGACCTTTGTCTTAACTCCCCACGCCGGCGAATTCGGGGTTCTCTTTGGCGTGAAGCCCGAGAGTTTGTTCATAGAGAAGGCGGAGGTTGTGGGGGAGAAGGCCGGCGAGGTTGGCGGCGTTATCCTGCTCAAGGGGGCCTACGACGTCATCAGCGACGGAAAAACCTGGAAGTGCAACAGAACAGGGAACAGAGGCATGACCACTGGTGGGACCGGGGACGTTTTAGCGGGCCTCGTTGGCGCTCTGCTCGCACTCGGCAACGAACCGTTGAGGGCCGCTTCCGCTGGAGCCTTCCTCAACGGCCTCGCCGGGGATATGGTGAAGGAGGAGCTCGGCGAGAACTTCACCGCTTTGGAGGTTGCGAAGAAAGTGCCGCACGCGGTTAGGTGGGTGATGGAGTTCTGA